From a region of the Zingiber officinale cultivar Zhangliang chromosome 4B, Zo_v1.1, whole genome shotgun sequence genome:
- the LOC121978029 gene encoding cytochrome b5-like produces the protein MESTLKAYSAAEISLHATKKDCWLSIHGKVYDVTAFMEEHPGGEEAILTAAAAGGDASQAFDEVGHSSTATSMMRSYLIGAVEGHASGPSKPFFGPMLSQSEQGKPAETSSGAGAFLLPLLVLGLACAAWYYYNFCAKVSS, from the coding sequence ATGGAGTCGACCTTGAAGGCGTACTCCGCCGCCGAGATCTCCCTCCACGCCACCAAGAAAGACTGCTGGCTGTCCATCCACGGCAAGGTTTACGACGTGACTGCGTTCATGGAGGAACATCCGGGGGGAGAGGAAGCCATCCTCACCGCAGCTGCAGCCGGCGGAGACGCTTCGCAGGCCTTCGACGAGGTGGGCCACAGCTCCACGGCCACCAGCATGATGCGGAGCTACTTGATCGGCGCGGTGGAGGGACACGCCTCGGGGCCGAGCAAGCCCTTCTTCGGGCCCATGCTGTCGCAGTCGGAGCAGGGGAAGCCGGCGGAGACGTCTTCGGGCGCCGGGGCCTTCCTCCTCCCTCTTCTGGTCCTCGGCCTGGCCTGTGCGGCTTGGTATTACTACAACTTCTGTGCCAAAGTCAgctcttaa